The window GAAATACCGCTTATAATTGGAATTCCTGCTTTTATTGCCTTACTTACAATTTCATAACCTATTCTACCACTAACCTGAAGTATCCCATCAGTGAAAGGAAGGCGTCTCTTATGGATTAAATTTCCTATTACCTTATCAACAGCGTTATGTCTCCCCACGTCTTCATATATACTTATTAATTCACCACTGAGTGTAAACAGAGCAGCTGCGTGTAGACCACCAGTAATATTAAATACTCCCTGGTTACTCCTCAGTTTCTCAGGGAGTGAGATGATAACCCCATTATTTATCTTTGCGTCAGACTTTAGTAATTCAATAGCATTAAGAAAACCTCTACCACAGACACCACAACTAGAGTTAATGACAAAATTCCTCGTCTCCACAAATTTACCATTGGTTAGCCTTACATGTATTTCATTATCGGATAACATACTGATTTCTTCAACATCCCTTAAACTATCAATGTAGCCCTCATAATAAAGGAACCCTAACGTAAGCTCTAAGTCATTACCTGGAGTTCTCATTATTATAGCTAAATTTTTTTCATTTACAAAAATTTGAAGAGGCTCTTCAACAGCAACAAAATCTTCAGAATTGACTCTATAACCGTCCTTAACCTTACTAATCTTGACTTTCCTTATTTGCACTACCAATCGCCTTTAATAATTTCAACAACAAATATAAACCTCTTCTTACATCAGGGTCATTAAGCTCTCTCACAATTTCGCTTAATTTTACGTCTTTTACCTCCTCCTTACCTGCTAGTATAGAGTAAATCTCATTCACATTCCTTATAAGCATGGAATTTTGTTCAGCCAAGAATGTTAAGTTTTCATCAAATTTCATGAGGACGCCATTCAGAAACTGCAATATACCTGCTTTATGAAGAGCATTTATCAACTTTAGGAACTGCTCTAATGCCTCTCTACTCTCAGTTAATTCCTCAATTAATCTGTCAAAGGTTTGAATTCCTCCCTCTTCCATTTCTCTTCCACCTGTATTCCTATTTGTTTTTTCCTCTCTTTCGTATGATACCTCCAGTTATATGTAGGTAATGGGTTATCTGTTTTACTTCCTTCTTGCAACTTTTCTATAATAACAGGCGTGTCCTTATACCCTGGAGTCCCACTGCCCTTATCTATTATGGGAGCAGTTAAGATGTTTACACCCTTGGACGGATCTGAAGCGTATAATGGAATAAATATCTCATCACCCTGAACTCTATCTGTTACTAATGCTCTCGCCTTAATCTCTCCACCAAATTTCGATTTTACCATTATGAGGTCTCCCGTATTAATCGAGTACTTTTGAGCCAATTCTTTAGAGACCTCCACAAAAGTTTCAGGTACTCTTCCTGTGAGTCCAGCTACTCTCCTCGTCATATTACCAACGTGGAAGTGCTCTAACACTCTTCCGCTATTTAGGGTTATCTTATGAACCTCGTCTCTCATTTCAACTGGTTTAATCTCTAGAGGATACATTATAGCTTTACCATCTGGTGTCTCAAATTTTTCAGTATAAAGCAGAGGTGTATCTCTGTCCCCATAAACAGGCCATACTAGACTGTTGAAGCCCTCCAATTTAGTGTAACTCACTCCATTAAATATTGGACATAGTCTAGCAACTTCATCCATTATATCTGAGGGGTGTTTATAATTCCAGTTCGCTCCCATTGCATTAGCTATCATCTGTATTATTTCCCAATCCGCCTTTGCCTCTCCAATAGGCTCCATTGCCTTGTAGAACCTCTGTATTCTTCTTTCAGTATTTACAAATGTCCCCTCCTTTTCCAGATTGGAAGCAACGGGTAGGACAACGTCAGCTAACTTAGCAGTTTCTGTCATAAACATGTCTTGAACTACCACAAAGTCAGCCTCTTCCAATGCCTTCCTGGTTAAAGGAGTACCGCAGTCCACCATCACAGTGTCCTCTCCTATAATGTACAAACCGTGTATTTTACCGTCAAGAACTCCTTCAATCATCTGGGGAATTTGAAGACCAGGTTTTTCATTGAGTTTAGCCTTCCAGTTCTCTTCGAATTTTTTAATTACTCCCTCTTCAAACTTCTGATATCCTGGCAAATAGTTAGGTAAACAGCCGAAGTCACTAACACCTTGAACATTGTTGTGACCCCTCATTGGGTAAGCCCCTGTGCCAGGTCTGCCATAATTATCAGTCAACAGTAAGAGATTAGATATCATAGTTGAAGTGTCAGCTCCATTCACGTGTTGGGTAATCCCCATTCCCCAAAGAACAACTACGTTCTTAGCATTGTGTATAAGTTCAGCCAACTTAATTATTTGAGCTTTTGGTACTCCTGTGACAGACTCAACATAATCCAAGTCAAAACCTTCAATAGACTCCTTAAACTTTTCAAAGCCATTTACACGATTCCTTATGAACTCCTTGTCCTCCCATCCTTTATCCAGAATGTATTTTGCTACACCAGCCAATATGATCGCGTCATTGCCTGATTTTGATTTTATGAACAAGTCAGCCCACTCAGCTATTTCATGCCTTCTCACATCGATTACAGCAATTTTAGCTCCTCTTATCTTCTTTGCCCTCTTTACTTTACTGCCTATAACAGGGTGACTTTCTGTGGTGTTATGACCAATCACAACAATTAAGTCGGCACTCTCAATATCCCTTATTGTTCCAGAGTCTGCTCCAAAGCCCACTGTCCTCCATAATCCCACAGTTGCAGGAGCTTGGCAATACCTGGCGGAGTTGTCCACATTATTAGTTCCTAGTACCGCTCGGGCAAATTTTTGGGCTAGATAAGCCTCTTCATTACTCATCTTGTCTGATGCGATAACACCTATAGCGTCTGGACCGTATTTTTCTTTTATTTCTTTAAATTTCCTCGAAATAAGAGAGATAGCTTCCTCCCATGTAGCCTCCCTGAACTTATCCCCCTCCCTTATCAAGGGTTTAGTGAGTCTATCTGGACTATTTACGAAATCCCACCCGAACTTTCCTTTAACACATGTGAGTATTCCATTTGCAGGAGACTCTGGCTTCGGTTCTATCTTTAATATTTTTCTTCCCTTAGTCCAAACTTCGAATGAACATCCAACACCGCAGTAAGTACAAACTGTCTTCGTCCTTTTTACCTGAGTTTCTCTAGCCTTAGACTCCAATTCACTTAGAGTCATAAGTAGAGAAAAGTTGTCCTCTGCTTTCCCAATAGCTTCTATAGCTTTTTTCTTTAAATCTTTGTTTATCCAGGTAAAGAATCCTGCTTCACCTAGCATGCTCTTCTCCATCAATGCATTCACTGGACATACTGTTACACAAGTCCCACAGTTAACACAAGAGGAATTTCCTATGGGATTACGATTATCCCAGACTACTCTAGGGGGGTTTAAATTCCAATCAATCCAGATTACTTCATTTACAGCAAAATCTTGGCAAGCCTCAACACACCTACCGCATAGAATACATTGTGAGGGGTCATAAGTATAAAAAGGACCAGTATCGTCTAAAGCGTATCCCTTATCCACATACTTCTGAGAGTTTATATTTAGCTTAATTACTGCTTCATGAAGCTCACAATCTCCATTATTATTTTCACAAATAGTACAGTATAACTTATGATATCGAAGTATTCTACTGACTGCAGTCTTCCTAGCATTTAATGCTCTAGGAGAATTAACGTTAATTGACATTCCTTCTACTGCCTTAGTTGCACATGATCTGACAAGTTTACCGTTAACTTCCACTATACACGTATCACAACTTTGTATCGGCGTTAAACCAGTGTTATAACATACATGAGGCACATAGAACCCTTTTTCCATAAGAGCTAAAGCTAAGCTTAATTCTGTACTCAGTTCCACCTCTTTACCATCAACTTTAACCCTTACGGAACCCATATCCTATAGTATAAACTTGCGAAAGTTATATTCTTATTGCTAATACTGTGGTAAAATTATTAAGAAAACCACAATAATAATTTCATTTATTGATAATTATTTCATTAATATGATTAAAATTCAGTTGATTTAAATTAAAATATTCCTAGGTACTTCTTAGTCATTTTAGTTCTAGGAATCTTTTGTTCGTAAAGATAGCATTAAGGTGAATTTAGGATAACCAAAGTTTAGTTTCCTTCTTCTCTATATGGTCTATTATCCACGAAAGATTAACAGGATAGAACTTAGTTACATTGACTCCCACATTGATAGTTTTTAACTCCCCATTTACAAAAGGAAATTCTCTTAGCCTATTATTATGCACATGTCCATGAATATTTCAAACATTTCCTTGAGGACTAGGCTTATGGCTGATCCACTCCCCGCCATAAAGGGTTCCTTTAGAGCGATTCACAGGTTTATGATTTACCGCCTTCACCCTCATCGTCTCATAACTAGTGAGTATCACCCACCCCACTCATCCAGCGGTAAACCAAAGGCTAGGTCTTCAGCCACTTTACCCCTATCCCTCTGGTCAAACCCTCATTCCACCCTCCTTGAGACTCAGGAACATTGTTTTTCAGCATGAGGACACTTAATTGAACTAATATACCCATTTCCACGGGTTTCCTCACGCATCATTTTAACCAAATTTAACATCTTAACGATACTATAAAAACCTCACCCCGCCTTAAAAGGCAAGGCTTGCCGATTCTCTGTCATATCCAGCAAAATTAAAGTACATACTTTCTGGACCTACGCCTGGGACATCATGGTTACCTAGTATGAAAACCTTATTTCCCCTGAGTAAACTCGTATATTCTTTCAGTTTCTTGTGGTTAATAGAGAAACCTCCTGATATATAAACTGTGTCGTTAGAGGAAACAACTTCATTCCACCTCCTGATTATGAAGTCGTCCATTTCCTTTACTTCCATAAAAGGTCTAGAACAATACTTAATAATATTTTTATGACCAAAATGATTATTCCGCAACAAACCAAATATTCTCCCTCATTGACATACTATCGATATTAACCTTTAGAAATTTCTCCCTGTATTCCCTAAAGGTTTTTGACAGATATCTCTTAGACAGAGCTTGTTTTCTAGCAAGGAGACTCTTTGTTACAGTATCGTATTCTGCGACAATCTTACCCTTTCCTAACAAACAAATTCTTAATGCAACTCCAGGATAGAGGAATCGCTTCAATCTTTCAAACTCATCAGTTTTTTCTATCTCCTTTAATTGTTTCTTAGTAGTTCCAAAGCTTATTGCTGCATGAAACCACAAACTTTCAGAGAATTTTTCCTTGCCTCGTTCAATCTTTATTAATGGCTTAAGCCTCTGGTATAGTTCCCTCTGAAGGGCTACTAATTCCATAGAAGGACTAATGTTAAAAGCAAGTACTAGACCCTTAGAACCTCTCTTTATACTGATGCCGTCAAACAAAAACCTCAGATCCTCATACTTTCCTGCAACATCAGATATAATTTGAGAAATTTCACTAATTTTCACCAGAGGTTTAGGCTTAAATGGGTAAATTAGGGTTATGTGAGGTATCTTATGAGTATTATGTAAATGAAACCTGAATTTACGAAGAAATTGTTTCAACCTATGTTTCTCCAGCACTAGTCTAATCTCTATGAGATACATTGTTATTTTACTACTTCTATAGTAGAGAAGGATATATAAAGATTGTGACTCCAATAGTGTTTTATATGTAATTAATTAAAAGACGATACACTAATTCCATTAAACTTAGTATTCACGAAGAAAATTTTTAATCTAATACTCTAGTAATATTATAGTATGAGAGTAGTAAC is drawn from Sulfolobus acidocaldarius SUSAZ and contains these coding sequences:
- a CDS encoding oxidoreductase codes for the protein MGSVRVKVDGKEVELSTELSLALALMEKGFYVPHVCYNTGLTPIQSCDTCIVEVNGKLVRSCATKAVEGMSINVNSPRALNARKTAVSRILRYHKLYCTICENNNGDCELHEAVIKLNINSQKYVDKGYALDDTGPFYTYDPSQCILCGRCVEACQDFAVNEVIWIDWNLNPPRVVWDNRNPIGNSSCVNCGTCVTVCPVNALMEKSMLGEAGFFTWINKDLKKKAIEAIGKAEDNFSLLMTLSELESKARETQVKRTKTVCTYCGVGCSFEVWTKGRKILKIEPKPESPANGILTCVKGKFGWDFVNSPDRLTKPLIREGDKFREATWEEAISLISRKFKEIKEKYGPDAIGVIASDKMSNEEAYLAQKFARAVLGTNNVDNSARYCQAPATVGLWRTVGFGADSGTIRDIESADLIVVIGHNTTESHPVIGSKVKRAKKIRGAKIAVIDVRRHEIAEWADLFIKSKSGNDAIILAGVAKYILDKGWEDKEFIRNRVNGFEKFKESIEGFDLDYVESVTGVPKAQIIKLAELIHNAKNVVVLWGMGITQHVNGADTSTMISNLLLLTDNYGRPGTGAYPMRGHNNVQGVSDFGCLPNYLPGYQKFEEGVIKKFEENWKAKLNEKPGLQIPQMIEGVLDGKIHGLYIIGEDTVMVDCGTPLTRKALEEADFVVVQDMFMTETAKLADVVLPVASNLEKEGTFVNTERRIQRFYKAMEPIGEAKADWEIIQMIANAMGANWNYKHPSDIMDEVARLCPIFNGVSYTKLEGFNSLVWPVYGDRDTPLLYTEKFETPDGKAIMYPLEIKPVEMRDEVHKITLNSGRVLEHFHVGNMTRRVAGLTGRVPETFVEVSKELAQKYSINTGDLIMVKSKFGGEIKARALVTDRVQGDEIFIPLYASDPSKGVNILTAPIIDKGSGTPGYKDTPVIIEKLQEGSKTDNPLPTYNWRYHTKERKKQIGIQVEEKWKREEFKPLTD
- a CDS encoding formate dehydrogenase accessory protein FdhD, giving the protein MQIRKVKISKVKDGYRVNSEDFVAVEEPLQIFVNEKNLAIIMRTPGNDLELTLGFLYYEGYIDSLRDVEEISMLSDNEIHVRLTNGKFVETRNFVINSSCGVCGRGFLNAIELLKSDAKINNGVIISLPEKLRSNQGVFNITGGLHAAALFTLSGELISIYEDVGRHNAVDKVIGNLIHKRRLPFTDGILQVSGRIGYEIVSKAIKAGIPIISGISAPTSKAIEIAEDAGATLVGFVRGNSFNVYTHPERINL
- a CDS encoding hydrolase, producing MRNNHFGHKNIIKYCSRPFMEVKEMDDFIIRRWNEVVSSNDTVYISGGFSINHKKLKEYTSLLRGNKVFILGNHDVPGVGPESMYFNFAGYDRESASLAF